In Bremerella sp. JC817, the following are encoded in one genomic region:
- a CDS encoding DUF1569 domain-containing protein, which produces MPTAESLRDLRFENLSQAVAETESLLETGYERRGKWTLGQACRHLRVVQDCSIDGYPWYFGLFAFMRPFVRPFLLPRIMAGNSPIGVPTTSIFVPGEDADDATEVSLYKESVARLENHTAPFHPHPGFGRLNHADMLRVYTTHAAHHLRFLEPRN; this is translated from the coding sequence ATGCCGACTGCTGAATCCCTCCGTGATCTTCGCTTTGAAAACCTAAGCCAGGCAGTCGCCGAGACCGAGTCGCTGCTGGAAACGGGTTACGAGCGCCGTGGCAAATGGACGCTCGGTCAGGCCTGTCGGCATCTGCGGGTCGTTCAAGATTGCAGCATCGATGGCTATCCGTGGTATTTCGGGCTGTTCGCCTTTATGCGGCCATTTGTGCGCCCCTTCCTTCTGCCGCGGATCATGGCGGGCAACTCGCCGATCGGTGTGCCGACCACATCCATCTTCGTTCCTGGGGAGGATGCCGACGATGCAACCGAAGTCTCCTTATATAAGGAGAGCGTCGCGCGTCTGGAGAATCACACCGCTCCTTTCCATCCGCATCCGGGGTTCGGACGCTTGAACCATGCCGACATGCTGCGGGTCTACACCACCCACGCGGCCCATCATCTGCGTTTTCTCGAACCACGCAACTAA
- the ruvX gene encoding Holliday junction resolvase RuvX: MSNQLPSIPDKGRIAAVDYGTVRIGIAITDPERVLSSPLENYNRRSPSKDAQYFKELAELERVVMFVVGLPVHMSGDESQKSFEARQFGKWLFETTGVPVTFYDERFTTSMAKDLLQGAGLTKKRRKARLDMLSAQILLTAFLENPERALGSVSGLED; the protein is encoded by the coding sequence ATGAGCAACCAGCTTCCCTCGATTCCGGACAAAGGACGCATCGCCGCGGTCGACTACGGCACGGTTCGGATTGGTATTGCCATTACCGATCCAGAACGAGTCTTATCGAGTCCACTGGAAAACTACAACCGCCGCAGTCCTTCTAAAGACGCTCAGTACTTCAAGGAACTTGCCGAGCTAGAACGGGTCGTCATGTTCGTTGTCGGCTTGCCGGTGCACATGAGCGGCGACGAAAGCCAGAAGTCGTTCGAGGCTCGGCAGTTTGGCAAGTGGCTCTTCGAGACGACCGGCGTGCCGGTGACCTTCTACGACGAACGCTTCACCACGAGCATGGCCAAAGACTTGCTGCAGGGAGCAGGCCTGACGAAGAAACGGCGCAAGGCTCGCCTCGACATGCTTTCGGCCCAGATCCTTCTTACCGCATTCCTGGAAAACCCTGAGCGAGCCCTCGGCAGCGTCTCAGGCTTGGAAGATTAA
- a CDS encoding DJ-1/PfpI family protein, protein MVATVSPEPWFSPDQPIRIGALIFPDMDQMDLTGPYSVLCRLTSLPVLLLWKTKESIRDQSGLRLSPDATLAEAAPLDLLLVPGGYGQQALMNDDTVLEFVARQSAAARLTFSVCTGSLVCGAAGLLQGKKATTHWTAFHLLKYFGAIPTNERVVVDGDLVTAAGLTSGIDGALRVAAMLRGEEVARQIQLAIQYAPEPPFSSGSPEVASPETVAHIREHTCGITSQRLATAIEVARRLGIDVSDTA, encoded by the coding sequence ATGGTCGCGACCGTTTCTCCGGAGCCTTGGTTCTCGCCCGATCAGCCGATTCGGATTGGTGCTTTGATCTTCCCCGACATGGACCAGATGGACCTGACCGGTCCTTACTCGGTCTTGTGTCGACTGACCTCGCTTCCCGTTCTACTTCTTTGGAAAACCAAGGAATCGATCCGCGATCAGTCGGGGCTGCGACTATCGCCAGATGCCACTTTGGCAGAGGCCGCACCGCTCGACCTCCTTCTTGTGCCTGGCGGTTATGGCCAACAGGCATTGATGAATGACGACACAGTGCTGGAGTTTGTTGCCCGGCAATCGGCGGCCGCGCGGCTGACCTTCTCGGTCTGCACTGGATCTTTAGTCTGCGGGGCAGCTGGGTTACTCCAAGGGAAGAAGGCGACGACGCACTGGACCGCGTTCCATTTGCTGAAGTACTTCGGCGCGATACCGACCAACGAGCGGGTCGTCGTCGACGGCGATCTTGTCACCGCGGCTGGCCTGACCTCTGGCATCGATGGGGCCCTCCGCGTGGCTGCGATGTTGCGGGGCGAAGAGGTCGCGCGTCAGATTCAACTGGCGATTCAATATGCACCGGAGCCTCCTTTCTCGTCCGGTTCTCCGGAAGTCGCATCGCCTGAAACGGTGGCCCATATTCGAGAACACACGTGCGGAATCACTTCCCAGCGGCTGGCAACCGCGATAGAGGTCGCTCGGCGACTCGGGATTGACGTAAGCGACACCGCATAA
- a CDS encoding AMP-binding protein, with product MQKNTPQQRESFRCDSPENLAEFQLARLNEMLAAILPHNAFYAEKFADVKLPLTSLDQLANLPFTFKDELIGSHENGDLANNRTYGIEQYVRFHRTSGTRGRPMVVLDTEEDWQWWLDAWQYVIDAAEINSSDRCFFAFSFGPFIGFWSAFDAVTKRGCLAIPSGGLSTISRLELIQHNQATVVFCTPTYALHMAEVAQQNHINLAELGVRRLVLAGEPGGSIPEIRERIETAWNAKVIDHSGATEVGPWGFSNANQTGVCINEAFFLPEFISLDTGTAAGEGELSELILTTLGRYGSPVIRYRTGDLVRPSWNNAGPCNFVLLEGGVLGRTDDMLIIRGVNVFPTSIEQILRSFPEVVEYRLTAVKRGAMDAISVEVEDRKQEPERIAQELHLRLGLKVEVTLVESGSLPRFEGKGRRFIDSRKG from the coding sequence ATGCAAAAGAATACCCCTCAACAACGCGAATCCTTTCGCTGCGATAGTCCCGAGAATCTCGCCGAGTTTCAGTTGGCCAGATTGAACGAAATGCTCGCCGCGATTCTGCCTCATAATGCGTTTTACGCTGAGAAATTCGCTGATGTGAAGCTGCCGCTCACCTCGCTCGATCAGCTTGCGAACCTGCCGTTTACCTTCAAAGACGAACTGATCGGCAGCCACGAAAATGGCGACCTGGCGAACAACCGAACCTACGGCATCGAACAATATGTCCGGTTCCATCGCACCAGCGGCACCCGGGGACGTCCGATGGTGGTTCTCGATACCGAGGAGGACTGGCAATGGTGGCTCGATGCGTGGCAGTACGTGATCGATGCGGCGGAGATCAATAGCTCGGACCGCTGCTTCTTCGCGTTCAGCTTCGGACCATTCATCGGCTTTTGGAGCGCCTTCGATGCGGTCACCAAACGGGGCTGCCTGGCGATCCCCAGTGGGGGCCTCAGCACGATCAGCCGGCTGGAACTGATCCAGCACAACCAGGCGACCGTCGTCTTTTGTACGCCGACCTATGCCTTGCACATGGCGGAAGTCGCCCAGCAAAACCACATCAACCTGGCCGAACTGGGCGTGCGTCGCCTGGTGCTGGCGGGCGAACCAGGGGGCTCGATTCCCGAGATTCGCGAGCGTATTGAAACGGCCTGGAACGCCAAGGTGATCGACCATAGCGGGGCGACCGAAGTCGGACCGTGGGGCTTCTCGAACGCCAATCAAACCGGTGTCTGCATTAACGAAGCCTTCTTCCTGCCCGAGTTCATCTCGCTGGATACCGGCACCGCAGCCGGAGAAGGGGAACTATCGGAGTTGATCCTGACGACGCTGGGGCGTTACGGCTCGCCTGTGATTCGTTACCGCACCGGCGATCTGGTTCGTCCGAGTTGGAATAACGCTGGCCCTTGCAACTTCGTGCTGCTGGAAGGTGGCGTACTGGGGCGTACCGACGACATGCTAATCATTCGAGGCGTGAACGTTTTCCCAACTTCGATCGAACAGATCCTCCGCAGCTTCCCAGAAGTGGTCGAGTATCGCCTGACCGCTGTGAAACGCGGGGCGATGGACGCCATTTCGGTCGAAGTTGAAGACCGCAAGCAAGAGCCAGAACGGATCGCCCAGGAACTTCACTTGCGGCTTGGCTTAAAGGTCGAAGTGACACTGGTCGAATCGGGAAGTTTGCCTCGCTTTGAAGGCAAGGGCCGACGATTTATCGATTCGCGAAAGGGCTAA
- a CDS encoding mannose-1-phosphate guanylyltransferase, whose amino-acid sequence MLHAIVMAGGSGTRFWPASRNAQPKQLLRMTGEASMIQATCSRMGDLVSPERLYIFTAQHLVEPIAEQLPQIPANSIVGEPYKRDTAPCIGLAALLVQKNDPDATMVVMPSDHVISPESVYREAIQAAANLVEADPETIVTFGITPTYAAETFGYIERGKPLDATGIKAFEVARFREKPKGEVAQEYFDSGNFYWNAGIFIWKAKTFLDALKQHEPEMLGHLQKIADAWGTPQQAEVFDQEFEAIKGKSIDYAVMEHHEKIVVVEAPFNWDDVGNWQSMARLHGQDEAGNTHLGEVLAIDSNGCIVRGEDGHLIVTLGTDELIIVHTPDATLVADKSREEDIREVVKKLQSGELRRYL is encoded by the coding sequence ATGCTGCACGCAATTGTGATGGCCGGAGGATCCGGCACGCGATTCTGGCCTGCCAGTCGCAACGCTCAACCGAAACAGCTTCTCCGCATGACCGGAGAAGCGTCGATGATCCAGGCCACCTGCTCGCGCATGGGGGACCTCGTAAGTCCGGAGCGGCTTTACATTTTCACGGCTCAGCATTTGGTCGAACCGATCGCGGAACAACTGCCGCAGATCCCTGCCAATTCGATCGTGGGGGAACCTTACAAACGCGACACCGCGCCCTGCATCGGCCTGGCCGCGCTGCTGGTTCAAAAGAATGACCCCGACGCGACGATGGTCGTAATGCCATCCGACCACGTTATCTCGCCCGAATCGGTCTACCGCGAAGCGATTCAGGCCGCCGCCAACCTGGTGGAAGCCGATCCTGAAACGATCGTCACCTTTGGCATCACGCCGACCTACGCGGCGGAAACATTCGGCTACATCGAGCGAGGCAAGCCGCTGGACGCCACCGGCATCAAGGCCTTTGAGGTCGCCCGCTTCCGTGAAAAGCCGAAGGGAGAAGTCGCCCAGGAATACTTCGACTCTGGCAACTTCTACTGGAACGCAGGGATCTTCATCTGGAAGGCCAAGACGTTTCTCGATGCCCTCAAGCAGCACGAACCAGAAATGCTTGGCCACCTGCAGAAGATCGCCGATGCCTGGGGCACACCGCAGCAAGCGGAAGTGTTCGATCAGGAATTCGAGGCGATTAAAGGCAAGTCGATCGACTACGCCGTGATGGAACATCACGAGAAGATCGTCGTTGTCGAAGCTCCCTTCAACTGGGATGACGTTGGCAACTGGCAAAGCATGGCCCGTCTGCATGGGCAAGACGAAGCAGGCAACACGCACCTGGGCGAGGTGCTGGCGATCGACTCGAACGGGTGCATTGTTCGGGGTGAAGATGGCCACCTGATCGTGACGCTGGGAACCGACGAGTTGATTATTGTCCATACTCCGGACGCAACCTTGGTTGCCGACAAGTCGCGGGAAGAAGACATCCGCGAGGTGGTCAAAAAGCTTCAGTCGGGGGAACTGCGGCGTTACCTGTAA
- a CDS encoding DUF971 domain-containing protein: MSAHPTALALLPDGRLKIDWSDDTKRVYRPRDLRDSSPDALTREKHSAQSSKPTNELTVLSPEEMAPISIKGMNPVGHYAYQIVFSDGHDSGIFTFEYLYELGEPYAD, translated from the coding sequence TTGAGCGCACACCCCACTGCCTTGGCCCTGCTACCGGATGGCCGTCTGAAGATCGACTGGAGCGACGACACGAAGCGAGTTTATCGCCCGCGTGACCTGCGTGACTCAAGCCCCGACGCGTTAACGCGTGAAAAGCACTCCGCCCAGTCCAGCAAACCGACCAACGAACTGACCGTTCTCAGCCCGGAAGAGATGGCACCGATATCGATCAAAGGGATGAATCCGGTCGGGCACTACGCCTACCAGATTGTTTTCAGCGATGGGCATGACTCGGGCATTTTCACGTTCGAGTATCTCTATGAACTGGGCGAGCCCTATGCCGACTAG
- a CDS encoding MFS transporter: MSSSDATTQSSPANKAARGIVFLTVFIDLLGFGMVLPLLPIYADQFVVDEAGWIIGMLMASFSAMQFIFAPLWGRLSDRIGRRPVLMIGLLGSVVFYTLFGIGTVMQSLTVLFISRIGAGIAGATISTAQAYIADTTTLEERPKGMALIGMAFGLGFTFGPLFGYLAVPSGTGDPGPWPGYAAAGLSFVALMLAYFKLPESRSSHSPSAVKQNLSVAGLRDALSVPSIMLLLVALFVVVFSFANFETTLSMLLKGRERESQPFQFTFGQVCLTYAYIGFTLALVQGGIVRRVAGRISEGVLASFGCVLMIVGMLLILKATQYQSVGMLLGALAVVVAGFGFMMPSINSFISRRSDPGKQGGILGLGQSVNSLARIVGSALGIPLLKLNILAPFAFSAAIMGLGLLLVILASRSGKDFVPSEGDV, encoded by the coding sequence ATGTCGTCTTCCGATGCCACGACTCAAAGCTCGCCTGCCAACAAGGCGGCCCGTGGAATTGTGTTCCTGACAGTCTTTATCGACTTGTTGGGCTTCGGCATGGTTCTACCGTTGTTGCCAATTTACGCCGACCAGTTTGTCGTCGACGAGGCTGGATGGATTATCGGGATGCTGATGGCCAGCTTCTCGGCCATGCAGTTCATCTTCGCTCCCCTCTGGGGAAGGCTCTCCGACCGAATCGGTCGCCGCCCGGTGCTCATGATTGGTCTGCTCGGCAGCGTCGTATTTTATACGTTGTTCGGTATCGGAACGGTCATGCAGTCGCTGACGGTCTTGTTTATCTCGCGAATCGGTGCCGGGATTGCCGGGGCGACCATCTCGACCGCCCAGGCCTACATCGCGGATACGACCACCCTGGAAGAACGTCCCAAGGGGATGGCTTTGATTGGGATGGCGTTTGGACTGGGGTTCACCTTTGGACCGCTGTTTGGTTACCTGGCTGTGCCCAGCGGAACTGGCGACCCAGGTCCTTGGCCAGGCTATGCCGCTGCCGGCTTGTCATTTGTCGCGTTGATGTTGGCATACTTCAAGTTGCCAGAAAGCCGCTCGTCGCACAGTCCTTCGGCGGTCAAGCAGAATCTGTCGGTAGCAGGTCTGCGGGATGCGTTGTCGGTCCCATCGATCATGCTACTGCTGGTCGCGTTGTTTGTGGTGGTGTTCTCGTTCGCTAATTTCGAGACAACACTTTCGATGCTGCTGAAAGGTCGCGAACGCGAATCGCAACCGTTTCAGTTTACGTTTGGTCAGGTCTGTTTGACCTATGCCTATATCGGCTTCACGCTGGCCTTGGTCCAAGGTGGCATCGTTCGCCGCGTAGCTGGTCGAATCAGCGAAGGCGTTCTCGCGTCGTTTGGGTGTGTGCTGATGATCGTCGGCATGCTGCTGATTTTGAAAGCGACGCAGTACCAATCGGTCGGTATGTTGCTAGGGGCTTTGGCCGTGGTGGTCGCCGGCTTTGGTTTTATGATGCCCTCGATCAACTCGTTCATCTCGCGCCGGAGCGATCCAGGCAAGCAAGGTGGCATCCTCGGTCTGGGGCAAAGCGTAAATTCGTTGGCTCGCATCGTTGGATCGGCACTGGGCATTCCGCTACTGAAGCTTAACATCCTCGCCCCGTTTGCGTTCTCGGCAGCGATCATGGGGCTCGGCTTGCTACTGGTAATCCTCGCCTCACGAAGCGGAAAAGACTTCGTGCCGAGCGAAGGGGATGTGTAG